The SAR324 cluster bacterium nucleotide sequence TGGTGTACAGCATCTAAAACCTCTTGAATTAACTCAGGATCTAAGGCGGATGTAATTTCATCAAGCAGCAATAGTTTTGGCTCCATAGCAACAGCTCTTGCTATGCCAACACGTTGTTGCTGCCCTCCAGAAAGCTGTGAAGGCAAACTACTTAATTTGTCAGATAAACCTACTCGTTCAAGCCATCTACAAGCAATTTTTTGGGCTTCTGCTTTAGAGTGTTTTCTAACTTTTTGTAATCCAAGCATTACATTTTCAAGTGCAGTGAGGTGAGGAAATAAATAGAATAATTGAAAAACCATACCAATTTCTGATCTAATTAGAGACAGTTGTTT carries:
- a CDS encoding ATP-binding cassette domain-containing protein, whose product is KQLSLIRSEIGMVFQLFYLFPHLTALENVMLGLQKVRKHSKAEAQKIACRWLERVGLSDKLSSLPSQLSGGQQQRVGIARAVAMEPKLLLLDEITSALDPELIQEVLDAVHQLAEDGMTMILVTHEMLFAKEVSDRIIFMDKGIIVSDRNPHETFHSKDNERLNEFLSSIKKEDL